CAGATATATTCTTTTTATTCATGAGTTCCAATCTGTCGTTTATTGTTATTCTCTTCGTTCCTTTCACAAGGTTGTCTGCATGTGCAATGATTTTTTCTTCCAGACTTCGGGGAAAATAATCATCTTCAGGAAGTCCCAACTTTTTTGCTTCTTCTTTTGAAACGCCGGCTCCGATATGCCGCTTTATTATTTCGGCAACTTCGGGTTCGACTCCTTTGCTTTTAGCCAGTTTGAATCCTTCAATCGCATGAGCAATCCCATGAGTCCGGCACCTCCCAAGGTCATGTAAAAGAGCCCCTACTTCTACAAGCGCTGGATTTACGTTATTTCCGGCCGCTTTCGCCTTTTCTGCGATCTCGACTGCCAGTGAGGCAACCTCCTTGCAATGCTCGATTACATTGGGGGCACAGCCTGATTCTTCAAGCAGCCTTATTGCCTGGGCCCGGTTAGTCAAGATAATCCCTTATGTGGAACTCAAGGCATCAACGCGTTTTTTAAGGGCTCTCACAAAAAGGGAGTTATCATAATAGACCAGGTCTTCCCCGCACATGGGACAGAGAAATTCTGTTTCAGTTGCTTCGTCAAAAAGAAGGCGAACACAGCTCTGAGGGCAAACGTAAAACACATTATTTTCCTCAAATTCAAGGCGAGTCTTCAGGTTCCTGAGCAGTTTTTTCTTTTCCCTCATAAGCTGATGCTCTATGCCGGAAAAGTCCAGATGCCAGAGATAAGTCAGCCATCCACTGTTTGAATCCCTCTCTCTTACAACGATTGCAAATTTATTTTCGTAAAGTATGAAGAGAGTTCTTCTTACAGTATTCAGCAGAACTCCGGTCTTTGCCGCAACTTCTTCATCAGTGACCTCTCCTTCGGGCATCCCTTCTATCATCTTAAGCCCTTCTTCCCCTACAAGGCTCATGAGATATCCTCTAATTACCTTGTCATTCAAATCGACCAAAGTGTTCACCTCGCAAATCCCTTATATGAATTGGACATACCAGTATTAAAGTTTACATTAAGCTTTTCCTTAAAAAGATTTTCCAATGTTTGGAAAAAGCTGTACTTTCCCAATCAAACCTCATGCTTTTCTGGCAGGGTTCATAGGATTTCTTTCTTCTTTCGTTCAGTTTATAATAAAAGTCTTTATCCTCTCTGCCCCACTTTCAAGAGATTGGACTGCCTTGTCTCTTGTTGAAGCGCATGCAAACAGGGAGGTAAGGGGCCAGTCAGGCTCGGTAACGGTTCTCATGGAAGGAATATCAGCGCTTTTTTCCCTGAGAATGACGTTCATGAGCTTTCTGTCTATAAAAAGTTCTCGATCCGAGTAAAGAATCCCTCTTGCAGCAAATAATTTTGCTTCTGGTTTTTCAGGAAGTTCCCCCCTGAAGCAGCCAATATGGGATTCAAAAAGGTTAATTCCCACTGCCATCTCTATGGTATCCAGGCTGCCCTGGAACCTTGGGTTTACTTCCAGCACTACAGGTCCCTTTTCCGTGACCAGGAAATCCACCCCATTTGAGCCCAGGAGCCCGAGTTCGAGCACCAGGTCTTCAGCAAGGGCTTCCATCTCCTCTGCGTGTTCCGTCCTGAAAGGAGTTACGTTTCCGCAGTAGGCAAAAGGCAGCCTCGAGAGCCAGGGCGTCCCTATCAATTGTTCATTTACAGCAATTGCCAGGGCTTGATTGTTTGTGGAAAGCAAAGAAACGCTTGAAGGAATTCCTTCCAGAAACTCCTGAACTACAACCTCCTCTTCTGCGAATCCCGGGTCCAGCCTGGATAATTCTTCTAAAGCTGACAGCAGTTCCTGCCTGTTCCTTGCAACCCTGTTAAAGATTCCTCCTCCCCCTGAGGCAGGTTTGAGAATAACTGGGTATTCGATAGCATCCAGTTCTTCCGGAGAATAACAGCGAGGGTGTGGCATCCCCAGGGCTTCAAGTTTTTTTGCAAGGTGTAGTTTGTTTGAGGCTTCCTTAACGGTGTCGGGACGGCTGGCCAGTACAGGGCAGGGGAAACTGCCAGGGTCCAGCATCTCCATTCCCGAGCCGGGTACGATGGCGTCAAAGTTAAGCCCGAAGGCGTCCATTTTAGCTATTATCCAGCGAGGATCAAGCTGATGGAGTTCGCTTGAAGTCCTGGACTCAAGGAGAACTGATGCATATGCACATTTCTGCAGGTCAAGGTCACGAAAAGCATCTATAGAGCAGACAGTATAACCTGCCCTGTTTGCGGAGCATACAATGTTTCGTGTATCAAACCCAATTGCAAGGATATTCTGCATGTTTCCCCGTTTTTCTGGATTTCTTATTTTTCCTGCGGAACATCGGAGTGTGCCAGCGCAAAGATTCCATATTCGGTTTTCAGAACCGGGATTTCATTTCCTGCTTCTGCGCTAAAAGACATCGGCTTTTTTATTGCAACAGTTTCATAGGTCTGAGGGTCAAGCACAAGAATTGCATTTTCTTCGATTGAAACCAGAACTGTATAAACTGCATCCCCAATATTTGCAATTTTTTCTGCACCTTTGAGTTCTTCAGGGGTTGAGATAAACCGGGAGCCGTCTTCAAGGCTGACCCCGTTGACCTTCTTGCCTGAGCTTCTTATCTGGATAATTCTTCCTCTGAACCTTATCACATCCCCTGGCCTGAACTCCGGAAGGCGCATGGCGAAAGTAATTCTGTAGATGTTTTTCCCATCTTTCATTCCAACAAGGGTAGGAGACTCGGAAAAACTGCCTCCAAGCTCGTTAACGATCAGCCTGCAGACCTGCCTGCTGGCGTTCATGGAACCCATGTAGAGGTCGATTCCCTCTTTCAGTTCAAGGGCTTCGCTTATAAAGGCTAGACGGTCGCCTTTCTTTTTCATGCTTTCCATGGATTCCCTGGCAATAGAAGAGCAGCGCCTCCTTTCCTCTTCAGTCGGGAACCTGCCTGTTGCCCTTATCTGGAGAATTGCTTCAAAGTATCCCCCGGATTCACGGCTGCACATATCGCAGGCTGTCCGCTGAACCCTTACTTCGGTCTCAGCTTCGGCATGGACTGGCTCTCCTCTTACAACTGCATCTATTTCGGCCCTCACCATATATATATAAGGCGTAACTTCTCTTGGTTCAAGGCCGAGTTCCACATCTTCGGCTTCATTGTGGATAAAAAGGGCATTTTCTACGGCTTTCAGCACCACTTCTTCTATATTGCCGATATTTTCCCAGCGGCTCTTGTGGAAGTACGCTCCACAGCTGGAACAGATCCTTAAGTGGAGTACAAGGGGTAGTTCAATTAGCTTGATGGCTTCAAGGAAACAGTCCCTGCAAACGGAATCAAAAAGTTTATCGCATTCTTTGCCGCATTTCGGGCATGTGATTGAATTCATCTATAATCCTTACTGATAGTCTTCTTGGAATAATAGGTCTCGTGTGTTCAGAAAGTAAAGTCTCTACAGTAATACTGAACAGTCCACCTGTTAAGCACTCTCATGTTATTTAAAAATAGCTGGATCCGCCGTTCAAAAATTTACAAAAAAATTTATCTGACGCATGTATTATGAAGTATCTTATTTTTAAAAAAGAAGAAAATTCCGTGTCATAGAGACACGGATATGTAAGGTTTTCAATTTTACATTCGGATTTATTTGGGTGGCCAGTTCTTCTCGACCCAGCCAGGTATACGGCCTGAGTCCATTGGACCAACCTTTACATTTGCACCGAGTGTATCTTCGAGGTCACCCTGCAGACGGGCTGATAGACCTGGGATGATAAGGGTGTTGTGGTTTGTGTCGGTCTTGAGGTCGAAGCCAGCCTTTTCGAAGGCGTCCTTTACCTTGGCGGAAGTCAGCTGACCACCGGCAACTGCAGCTTCCACACCAATACCATCGGTGTCAACTGCAAGCAGCCAGCATACGATGCCATTTGCTGAGATATCGCTTTCTACTGTGTAGTAGGTAAGGGCGAAGTTGGTGGTGAAGAATACCGGAGAGTCTTTGTCAGGTTCTCCAACCTTGTACATACCTCCGTCCACGGATACAGGAGTTCTCGGGTCGGTGTAGATTGTTTCAGCTAGGTGCATTTCAGGCAGTGCTGCATATGGCTCCAGGCTGTGGAGGATCATAATGTCGCCGTACCTGATTGTGAAGACTGAAGCAATAACGGTTTCCCAGTAGGAGGCGCTGACGGGGTCTGAAATTCCTGCCATCCAGGCTGTGAGCGGGAGAGCCATGATCGGGTATGCGATCTCGGTGTCGCCCATAATGCCTGCTCTCCTGATTTTCAGGAAGTTGGTGAAGGTATCCTTCAGGCCTTTGCCGCTTGGGTAGGTTCCCGGGTCGAGTACAATGTCCTTAATGCCTGCCTCTGCGAAAGTCTTTGCAAGGCTCTTGAGACCATCAAGGTCATTGAAGACTGAAACTACAACAGGCACCTTGTATTCAAGTGCAAGTTCTCCGACTTCTTTCCAGTTGTCCTTGTTTGCAGCGTAGAGCAGTGGGTTTTTGTCCTTTGCAACCTCAAGTCCTGCCTTCAGGACTGCAGGGTTGAAGGAACAGAAAATCATAGGCAAGCCTATTTCCGCTACCTTCTTTACGGCTGCTGCGAACTTTGCCGGGTCGTTGGAAGTGGCTTTTATTGCCACACCGTCGAGAAGCAGGTTCCTTCCTACATAGAACTTCTTGAAGTCCGCGATTTTTTTGACTCTCTCAATAAGGGCATCTTCTTCCATGTTGTCTGAAACATCGAAGAACATCTTTGTCTTATTGAAGAATGTGAGCTTGTGGCGGTACAGTACATCGTCTCCACCGATGTTTGCTGCCTTTTCGCCTACTCCTATGGTAACCTGACGAATCTCAGGGGCAAGTAGCCTGTCAAGTTCTGCCAGCTTCTTTGCGTACTTCTTTTCCTTAACCAGAGGTGGGCAGTCTGATGTCTTGCCGGACCTGTCGATCAGCTTGGAGGCAAATGCCATACATGTAGGTTCACCACATTCTCCACAGTTGGTCTGGGGCAGGTACTTGTAGGCTTCTAATGGGCTGTTTATTTTCATGTTTTACACCTCCGCTCCGATCCAGTTGGTGATGTCAACAGGTTCTGCCTCTATTGAGCCAAAGAGGGTCTGAGTGATCTGCTTCAGGACAGCTACTGATGTTGGGTGCATCATCATAAAGAGGTCATTTCCTGCAATGGCAAGGGACAGACCTGTTACGATTTCCCAGATAGGTCCTCTGTACTCTCTTGGGCCCCAGTCTGTGTCCTGACTCAATGGAGATCCAACCATCCATGATTCACGGGCACCCCATGCGTTGGTGGTCCCTGAAGACATCGGGAAGGTCAGTTCGTCATCACCCATAAGAGCTGCAAGTCTGATGCGCTCCATGTTGGTGTAAGCGTAGTCGAGACCATATCCTAGGGCGGCAGTGGTTGGGTCCATTATGATTCTGTCTCTGGGCACATTGCACTGCTTCATGAGTTTCCTGTTAAGCTCCTTCTGGGCGTTCATGTCCAGCTGTGTCCAGGACAGCACATCGTGGTCGTACTTTAATGCGGCCTCTGCGATTGCGGCATAGTCCAGGTTCAGGCTGGCAGATGCAAGGAGACAGCGTTCGCCTTCCGCAACTTCTGCTGCTTTTGCCAGGACTTCTGGGTCCTTCTGTGGGTTCCCTGATCCACCAATTGCTATTGGCACATCAACGGCCTGGAGGACTTCCTCAACGGTCTTGGCTGCTTCCTTGGCAGGTGTATCCTTAATGAGTGGGTCGGTTGAAATCAGGTGGATGGTGATCATGTCGGCGTTGAACTTTTCAACGTTCTTCTTTGCCCATTCTCCAGGGCTGTCCATGACCTCATCGTAGTTCTCCTTGACAGCTTTTGCAAGCCCTATTCTCATGTCGAACACGTCTATTGTTACCTGGTTCCTGTTCGGCATTGGAGCATCAAAGTAGAATGGAAGGGCTTTTTCGCCACCAACCAGCACTCTCTTGCCACGGCTTCCGCCGTCTGCAGAGGTGTTCCCTATTGGAACTTCCTGGATCTCAGTTGTCCATTCTGCGATGTTTGCAACATCGAACTTTGCAGGAATGAGATCCTTAAGTTTCGGGGCTGCCAGAGCAGGAGAAATTGCTGGAGCAGCTGCTCCTCCAAATCCTACGGGATAACCAAACATGCCTGCAAGTCTTGCAAAGTGCTGTGCAAGTACCGCACTTTCTTGCCCGAGGGCTGCGGCAAGCATGGGGTCGAAGCCGCCTCCGAGTCCACCGAGATCAATCTCAATGTCCCCTTCTATAGTTACACCTTCGAGGGCTTCTACATCCATTCCCACGAACATGTTTGTTATATCTGATAACTTCATTTTCTTTGCCATGTAAACCTCACCGTTTCCGTAATTTTTCCGTTTTTGTGAGTGACTGTATGATTAGGAATATAATACAGAACGTGTTTCCAGATCTTTTTCCCTGATCTAAGAACAGGGACCGGGGCAGGAACTAATCCTGCTCCGTTATTCTGATGATACTTAATACCGTTTCAAGCTCTTAAACTGGATCTGGGTTCCTGCCCTCTTTGTTCGGTCGGTTTTCTGCATAATCCACAGGTTCAAAAGGAAGCTGGGGTCAGATCCCCAGTTTTTGTACTATTTTTTCTATTTCTACTGCAGCAACCGAATCATCCGGGATTTCAAAGAGAGGTATACCTTTTATGTCCATTTCCTCGATTTTCGGATCGAGAGGGATCACACCTATCAGGTTAAGTTTCAGTTCCCCTGCCAGTTTGACAATCTCTTGACGGTTTGCATCTGTAACTT
The Methanosarcina sp. WWM596 DNA segment above includes these coding regions:
- a CDS encoding transcription factor — protein: MVDLNDKVIRGYLMSLVGEEGLKMIEGMPEGEVTDEEVAAKTGVLLNTVRRTLFILYENKFAIVVRERDSNSGWLTYLWHLDFSGIEHQLMREKKKLLRNLKTRLEFEENNVFYVCPQSCVRLLFDEATETEFLCPMCGEDLVYYDNSLFVRALKKRVDALSST
- a CDS encoding ATP-grasp domain-containing protein, giving the protein MQNILAIGFDTRNIVCSANRAGYTVCSIDAFRDLDLQKCAYASVLLESRTSSELHQLDPRWIIAKMDAFGLNFDAIVPGSGMEMLDPGSFPCPVLASRPDTVKEASNKLHLAKKLEALGMPHPRCYSPEELDAIEYPVILKPASGGGGIFNRVARNRQELLSALEELSRLDPGFAEEEVVVQEFLEGIPSSVSLLSTNNQALAIAVNEQLIGTPWLSRLPFAYCGNVTPFRTEHAEEMEALAEDLVLELGLLGSNGVDFLVTEKGPVVLEVNPRFQGSLDTIEMAVGINLFESHIGCFRGELPEKPEAKLFAARGILYSDRELFIDRKLMNVILREKSADIPSMRTVTEPDWPLTSLFACASTRDKAVQSLESGAERIKTFIIN
- a CDS encoding 60S ribosomal export protein NMD3, coding for MNSITCPKCGKECDKLFDSVCRDCFLEAIKLIELPLVLHLRICSSCGAYFHKSRWENIGNIEEVVLKAVENALFIHNEAEDVELGLEPREVTPYIYMVRAEIDAVVRGEPVHAEAETEVRVQRTACDMCSRESGGYFEAILQIRATGRFPTEEERRRCSSIARESMESMKKKGDRLAFISEALELKEGIDLYMGSMNASRQVCRLIVNELGGSFSESPTLVGMKDGKNIYRITFAMRLPEFRPGDVIRFRGRIIQIRSSGKKVNGVSLEDGSRFISTPEELKGAEKIANIGDAVYTVLVSIEENAILVLDPQTYETVAIKKPMSFSAEAGNEIPVLKTEYGIFALAHSDVPQEK
- the acsC gene encoding acetyl-CoA decarbonylase/synthase complex subunit gamma encodes the protein MKINSPLEAYKYLPQTNCGECGEPTCMAFASKLIDRSGKTSDCPPLVKEKKYAKKLAELDRLLAPEIRQVTIGVGEKAANIGGDDVLYRHKLTFFNKTKMFFDVSDNMEEDALIERVKKIADFKKFYVGRNLLLDGVAIKATSNDPAKFAAAVKKVAEIGLPMIFCSFNPAVLKAGLEVAKDKNPLLYAANKDNWKEVGELALEYKVPVVVSVFNDLDGLKSLAKTFAEAGIKDIVLDPGTYPSGKGLKDTFTNFLKIRRAGIMGDTEIAYPIMALPLTAWMAGISDPVSASYWETVIASVFTIRYGDIMILHSLEPYAALPEMHLAETIYTDPRTPVSVDGGMYKVGEPDKDSPVFFTTNFALTYYTVESDISANGIVCWLLAVDTDGIGVEAAVAGGQLTSAKVKDAFEKAGFDLKTDTNHNTLIIPGLSARLQGDLEDTLGANVKVGPMDSGRIPGWVEKNWPPK
- a CDS encoding TIGR00295 family protein, yielding MTNRAQAIRLLEESGCAPNVIEHCKEVASLAVEIAEKAKAAGNNVNPALVEVGALLHDLGRCRTHGIAHAIEGFKLAKSKGVEPEVAEIIKRHIGAGVSKEEAKKLGLPEDDYFPRSLEEKIIAHADNLVKGTKRITINDRLELMNKKNISEYVVQRVKKLAEEVEGLSH
- the cdhD gene encoding CO dehydrogenase/acetyl-CoA synthase subunit delta, with product MAKKMKLSDITNMFVGMDVEALEGVTIEGDIEIDLGGLGGGFDPMLAAALGQESAVLAQHFARLAGMFGYPVGFGGAAAPAISPALAAPKLKDLIPAKFDVANIAEWTTEIQEVPIGNTSADGGSRGKRVLVGGEKALPFYFDAPMPNRNQVTIDVFDMRIGLAKAVKENYDEVMDSPGEWAKKNVEKFNADMITIHLISTDPLIKDTPAKEAAKTVEEVLQAVDVPIAIGGSGNPQKDPEVLAKAAEVAEGERCLLASASLNLDYAAIAEAALKYDHDVLSWTQLDMNAQKELNRKLMKQCNVPRDRIIMDPTTAALGYGLDYAYTNMERIRLAALMGDDELTFPMSSGTTNAWGARESWMVGSPLSQDTDWGPREYRGPIWEIVTGLSLAIAGNDLFMMMHPTSVAVLKQITQTLFGSIEAEPVDITNWIGAEV